The genomic window CCTAATTGAATTGTAAATGTCTGAAAGTTTATAAATAAATAAAACCAATAATCCAATTAATAAGGTGTATTCTGCTATAGGAACATATAAGGATGGGACTACTATTTCATAAATTTTATTGTAATTCTTTATTATCCCTATAATTCCTATTATTATTGAAAGAGATCCTAGGGTGTAGAGGATAAGAATATCTTTCCTTTCCAAGACTCTTATCAATTGCCCTACAAATATCCCAAATCCAATGACTAATGGTGGTGTTGATAAAGATGCAAATCTTATCCCTTTAGTTGATGCATAGAGAGTAACAACTAGCCAAAGAGATAATAGTAGAGAGTATTTTATATCTATTTTCAAAGATCCATATCTTAATGATATAAATGAGAAGATAATTCCCAATATTCCAAAAATTGCTAATAATGGAGAACCTACTGAAGCAGTAAATATCTCTTCCCAAGATTCTGGTTTTTCTAACTCTGCTACCGTTGTATAGACGTTTGGCCAACCTGTAGAAAGTTGATAAGTTGATAAAACTTGTTGATAACCTACAGGACTTAGGAAAGGTGAGAGGATCATATTTGCTCCATATATTATTCCTAACAAAATTAATGACCCAAAAATATAGAAAGCTGTCATATATAAAACATTTTTAAAATTACCAGTTAAAATAAATCTGAAATCATATCTTTCAAATATTTTTATGGCTATTAAATAGATTATGAAAAATATCATAATAACATCAAATCCATACCACCAACCTCCCCACATCTTCGGAGCTAAAGCTGTTGTTATTATAGCTAAAGTTAAGAATATTTCAAAAGGAATTGTCTCATTTCTTATTTTTTTAATAATTATTATAACTATTCCAAATAGTAAGAGCATAAAAGACAACATATAGAAAATCTCTGTAGCAAAAACAGTAATTTCTCCTTCAGATATATTAAGATAAGCCCCTAAAATAGCTTCAACAATTAATGACACTATTACAAATAATGAAAATATATTTTTAAAGTTTCTATTAAATATCTCTGTTTTATCCTGATAATGAAGAGCTTCTAATATAAACCATACTATATATAATATTGGTAGAACTTCAAATATTGGAGTGTCGGCGAATCCTGCACATGTTTTATATAATAAAGATGGAGCTGTTATTAATGCTATAGCTCCCACAGCTGATCCTATATAGCTATTAGTTACTCTTCTGATTATGAAAAATATGGGGATAGGTAATAACATAGATAAAACTGCTGGAACCCAAAAGGCAGCATTCATTATAGAAACAGTGTTATCAATAGAGTGCCAAATATAATAAAGAGCTAAATTAGTCAAACAAATTATTGGTGGCTCCCAACTTACTGGATGTCCTGGTGGGGCATATTGGCAAGTGTCATAAGGTAATAATTTACCATTAATCTCTTTTAGTGTTTCTCCACAATGACCATGGTTATATAAATTTTCTGTTAATCTTAAATAATAATAAGGATCTAATGCTAAAAGATACATTCTTCCATGTTCATCAGAAAATAACTTTTTTAAAAACTCATTATCTCCAGCAAATTTCATATCAGCTGTCTGTGCTCTAAGTTGAAAGCTTAAGAGCATTAACACTATTAGAATAAATAACACTTTAATCCAAGACTTCTCATTGAAAAATTTTGATATATTTTCAATCATTCTTTTTCACCCAAATATACTTTACATTTCATTACTACAATCAATCCATTGTTATTTATAACCTTATGTATCTTTGGTAACACTCTATTTATATTTTCTTCCAAATCTACACACTCTATAACTATTGGAAGATTTATAGATAATCTAAATATATCCATCTGACTTATCCCCCTAACTCCATACCCTGCCACTCCTCTAAAAACAGTTGCTCCACTAATTCCTTCTTTTTTTAATAGCTTTAAGATATATTTATAAGCAGGTTCATCATTATATTTATCTCCTTCTTTTAAATAGATTCTCAATATCTTAGCTCTTAACATAACTTCACCTTATTAAGAGAATAGCTAAGGTTCTTCCTAAGAACACCATTATTAAACAGAGAGATACATTTAAGATAATATTTATAAAAGCTTTAAGAAATAATCCCTCATCAATCATATAAAATGTTTCATATGAAAATGTTGAAAAAGTTGTTAATGCTCCACAAAAACCTGTGCCTATTAGCAACTTATATTCCATTGGTATATCTAAAAATAAAGAAGAAAACATTAGAAATCCTATAATAAAACTACCTATCATATTTACTATTAATGTCCCTAAAGGTAAGAAATCATAGGGTATTAATCCAGAAATTAAATATCTTAAAACAGCTCCAATAAATCCTCCAATCCCAATTAACAAAATTTCCCTAATCATCTTCTCCCTTATATACACAAACAGTTAAATAAGAAAATTCATCATTTAGTATATCTTTTAATTTCATTTTTCTTATCCTCTCATTCTCATATGTCAAATTTTCTAAAATATATATCTCTAACTCTTCATTAACACCATTGCTTATTAAATATTTTATATCATCTTTTAAATTGTTTGGTAAGAAGATAACATTCTCATTATTTTTTAAATATTTTAAAAGTTTATCTCTATTCTTTGGTTTTCCATGTAATGTTAAAATATGATAATCTTCCCAAGATATTTTTAATTTAGCTGCAGCTATCTGGATGGAAGATATTCCTGGAATAATAGTAATGTTGTTAATACCAATAGATTTTAGAGTTTTTAATAATCCACTAAAACAGGGATCCCCTGTAGATAATATGGCTATTTCTTTATTTTTATATCTCTCTATAGCATTTTTTAAATCATCTTTTATATTTTTCCCTAATATTACTTTATTATTATGTTCAAAAATAGATAAAGCTCTCTTACTTCCAATTAACACATCAGCTTTTTTAATAATCTTTAATGCCTTTAATGTTATAAATTCTTTATCTCCTGGGCCAATACCTATTAAATATATCATTTCTCTTCCTCTTTTTTCTTTTTTATTTTCTCCTTATCTAATTGGAATTCTTCATTTATTTTGATAACTATATCAGCTATATTCTGTAAAGCTGTAGAGAATCCTGGTTCAGCTCCTATAACTATAACTTTTTTTCCTCTCTCTTTAGCTTTTCTTATAGCTGGTAAAAAATCAGCATCTCTTGTAACATAAGCAATAGTGTCAATATTTGGATTAAAAACTAGTTCTGTAGCATCGACGGCCATCTCTACATCAACATCCCCAGCAGATATTTTTGGCTCAAATCCTTGATTTATAACTGCCTCTATCAACTTATCAGATGCATACTGATTTAAATAAACCCTACCAATAATAATATCTCCAAATTCACTTAATAATTCTCTTATTTTATCTAAATCTATATTAAACTCCTTTCTTAACATATTTGGTCCATCTATTAACAAAGCTATTTTATGATGACCCCTTTTTCTCCTAGCTTTTTCATAAAGTTTATTTGTTAAACTCTCTAACTTTTTCCACATATCACCACCTAAAAAAGAATAGAAAATTAATTATACTTTTTTATGTTATAATTTTAATTATAAAAAATTTGGTGATTTTTATGAAATGCCCATACTGTGGTGGAGATTGTATAGATAAGGATATGGTTAATCTTTATTTAAAATCTGTAGAGATGTTCTTTAAATTTCAAAGTGATAATGAACTTGTTAAAAAATACCCTCCTGCTGGAGAAATAGGAGAATGTAAAAAGACTTTTAATAGGATTTATTTATGTCCTTATTGTAAAGAACCTTTTAAAGCTTATTATAATAATGGTAAAGCTAAGATAGTATGTCCAAATTGTAAAAAAACCCTTTTATTACCAATAACAAATAGAAGTGTGTGTTAAATATGAAATGTCTATCCATTTCAGGGAAATTGATAGCTTTAAATCTTTTTGGAAAAAGATATTGTAAAAAGATAATTAGAAAAAGAGATTTGAAAAGATATAAATTATACACAACTCCTGCTATAGCTGTTGATGGAATTGTTGTTAAAGATAATAAAATATTATTAATAAAAAGAAAAAATGACCCATTTAAAGGTTACTATGCTTTACCTGGTGGATTTGTTGAGTGTGGGGAAACTGTAGAAAATGCTATTATTAGAGAGGTTAGGGAAGAAACTGGATTGGAGGTTGAAGTAAAAAGATTATTTGGGGTATATTCTTCTCCAAATAGAGACCCAAGGGGACATGTAATATCAATAGTATTCATCTTAGAGATAGTAGGTGGAAAGTTAAAAGCTGGAGATGATGCTAAAGATGTTAAGTTTTTTGAATTAAACAATCTACCAAAATTAGCTTTTGATCATAATAATATATTAGAGGATTTTCTCTCTCATAAATTTTTATAAAATTTTATGAGTAAAATATTTATTAAATAGTTATTATCTTTTACTCATGAAAAAGCGTGTAGCTATAATATATCCAAATAAGTTTAAAGCTGGTATTTCATGTTTGGCAATTCATGTATTAGCTAAACATCTTTCAAAATATAATGATTTAGATGTAAAAGTTTTCTTCTTAGAAAATTATAAGATGATAAAAAATTATGATGCTATTTTTATAACCTTACAGTATGAGATGGATTATTTTAACGCTATAAGGATTATTAATGACTTAAGGAAAACCAACCCAAAAGCTGTATTTGCTGCAGGGGGTCCTTGTGTTATGGAAAACCCTTTCCCTCTCTTAAATTATTTTGATGTATTTATTATTGGAGAAATTGAGAAAACAGATATAATGTATAACATTATTTATCATAACTTTGATTTAGATGGAGTATTTTATAAGGGTAAAGATAAAGTTAGAAGAGTTTATCCAAAGAAATTAGATTTAGAAGATTATCCTATCTATCAACCTACATCTGAAAAGGGAGCATATGGAAAGGCATTTTTATTAGAGATAGGGAGAGGATGCCCAAGAAGATGTAAATTCTGTCTAGCTAGGGTTATATATTATCCACCAAGATTTAGAAAATTGGATGATCTTATATATTTAGCTGAAGAAGGTATTAAAGTAAATAAAGTGGAAAAAATAGCTTTAATAGCCCCTTCAGTAGGTGATTATAAATATATTGTTGAACTATGTAATTTTTTAAATGAGAAAGGTGTAAAGATTTCCCCATCTTCTTTAAGAGCTGATACTATTACAGAAGAACTCTTAAAGCTCTTAGATATAAAAACCCTCACTATAGCTCCAGAAGCAGGAAGTGAAGAATTGAGAAAGTTTATTAACAAAGATATATCTAATGAAGATATATTTAATGCTGTTGAATTGGCTAAAAAGTTTGGTATAGAGAAAGTGAAACTCTACTATCTAATAGGCTTACCAGGTGAAAAAGAAGAAGATATAAAAGCTATAGCAAGTTTAACTGAAAAAATAAAAAGAGAGATTAAGAGAGTTGAAGTTTCCATAAACCCATTTGTTCCAAAACCCCATACAGAGTTTGAAGATTTTATATTTGATATAGATAGTAAGAAAAAAATAAAATTATTAGAAAAGATGCTAAAGAAAATAAGAGTTAAAGTTAGTTATGAGAATTTTAATTCTATGCTTTGCCAAGCTGTGTTAGCTAAAGGTAATGAAAGTTTAGGGAAATATTTAGATGATTATCACAAATTCTTAAAAGTTATTAAAAAAGATATAAATTGTTATCTAAACCCAAAAGAAAAACCTTGGAAAAAAATATTAATTAGATAAAAAAGGTGAAATGATGCATATTTTAGATTTGGATGTATTTAATAGGGAAGATATAATAAAAATAATAGATTATGGATTTTACTTTAAAAAACACAGAAAGAGTCATGAAAAATTATTAAAAGATAAAAATATAGCAATGATATTTGAAAAACCTTCTACAAGAACAAGAATGAGCTTTGAAATAGCAATTAATGAATTGGGTGGGAATGCTATAGTTATGCATAGCAATGAAATTCATCTAAGAAAGAAAGAGAGTATAAAGGATACAGCTAAAGTGATGAGTAGATATGTTGATTGCATAATAGCAAGAGTTTATAAACACAGTGATTTGGTAGAGTTTTCAAAACACTCTTCAGTGCCTGTAATAAATGCTTTAAGTGATCTTGCACACCCATGTCAAGTTTTAGCAGATTTAATGACAATTAGGGAATATAAGGATTTTAATATTAAATTAGCATACTTAGGAGATGGTAATAATGTTTGTAACTCATTAATAATAGGTTCTGCTTTAATGGGAATTGATATTTGTGTAGCCACACCAAGAGGTTATGAACCAAATGCTTATGCTGTATTAAAAGCATTGGAGATTATAAAAGAGTATGGAGAAGGATCAATAACATTAACTAATGATCCTATAGAAGCTGTAAAAGATGCAGATGTGCTCTATACTGATGTTTGGGTAAGTATGGGTGATAATAAAAGTATGGAAGATGTGTTAAAAATTTTTCCAAAATATCAAATAAACAAAAAACTGCTAAGTTATGCTAAAGATAATGCTATTGTTATGCACTGTATGCCTATAAATAGAGGGTATGAAATGACTGATGATGTAGCAGATAGTGAAAGATCAGTTATTTATGATCAAGCTGAAAATAGACTACATGTCCAAAAGGGATTATTTAAGTTTTTATTTACTTCTCCATCTCATTAATTAAATTTAGTGTTAATGTGTCATTATATTTTAATGCAATATTTCTAATTTTCTCTATAATTTTTGGAGTTTTATTTGTCAGATTTTTTATCTCTTTACAATATAATAATATATCTTTATAATATTTTTCTAAAAACTTTTTATTAAACTTTGAAAGTTCATAAGCTAATAATCCCTTTAATATCTTGTCATCAGAATATAAAAATGCTGGATGAATCCATATGATAATAATATCTTCACCCTCATCTACAAAGTTCTCTAATTTATGTGAATCTACAAATACATCTAAATGTGCTGAAACCCTTTTACCTATTTTAACCTCATCTAATATATCTGATAGGATATCATTAACTTTATTATCAAATTCTGCAATAGCTTTATCCATCTCTTCCTCATCCATTTCTTTCCATTTTATCATTCTTTCTCTAAATTCAGCAGTTACATCATAAGAAGGGTATGTTATTGTATAGTCAGCTTCAAACTTATAATTTTTTGATTTTTTTGATGATAAGTTTATTATCATTAATCCATCTTCAAAGTGTTTTAGATTAATATTTTTTAATTTGTATTTTCTTTCTTCTACTTCAAAGTCTTCCAAATTCTCAAAATCTTCTAATGTTCTTATATAAACCTTTTCTCCATTTTTACCTTTTAAATAAAATCCTTTAAATTCTATATCAGCTAGATCACATCTAATTATGTCCTTTGAAAATTCATCTAAATTTTTATATATATCAAATAATAATTTCTTAGCTAGTTCCTTAGCTTTCATAATTAACCACCTTCTCTTAAATACCATCCCTTATCCTTTATATTTTTAACTATTTCTCCACTATAATAACCTATTCCTAAAAATTCTCTATTTTTATTAAAAACAGCTATTCTCCCATAACCTTTAATCTTTAAAATAGAGCTTTTAAAAATATCTCTTCCATATAAAAATAGAGTTTCCCCTTTCTCATTGACAATACAATAATTATTTATAATATTATCAGCTATTAATGTAAATCCTTCTAATGAAAGTCTAAATTTCCTTTTAATTTCTCCAAAATTATTTCCAATAAAAAATACTTCATTAAAAAGTTTTAAGTTCTTTAAAACATCAGTATTTGTATAACAAACAGTTACCCACTTTCCTTCTAAAGCTATTAAATTATTAAAATTAAATTTCTCTACAAATTCTTTACTACAGTATCTTTCCAACTCCTCTTTAATTAACTCTAATTCCTTCTTTTTTAAATTTCTATATATCATAATTTTACCTAAAAATAAAAAAAGATTATAAAGTTTTATACAACTTCTCTACTTTCTTCCTTTTTTTCTTTTTTATTTGTTGTAGATCTTCCATACTCTTCAGCTAATCTCTCATATAATTTCATATCCTCCTTACTTACAGATGGTTTTATTTTTTCAATAGCCTTTAAGAAATGTTCTTTTCTAACTTTAACATCTTTTGAAGTTAGTCTTAATCTTATACTCTCAATATCTTTTAGTATATTCTTAAACTCTTCTAATGTTGTGCTAAATCTTTGTAAGATATTCTGTGTTTCTTTAATAATTTCATCAACTTTCTCAGATGACACTTCTTTGTTTAATTCTAATAGAGTATTTTCTAACTTATAAATATTATCAATTGTCTCTTTTAATTTATTTATCATATCTCTTAAGTAGTTGGATAACTTTTTAGCTTCATCTTTTTCAGATGGTTTTAGCTCAGAGTTTTCAATTATTTTTATGAATCCTTCTATCTCATTCTCAACCTTATCTAATTTCTCCTTTAATGGTTTTAATACACTAACAATTTTTGTTACTGATGCTTTTAATTCTCTAAACTCTTCTTTATCTACTTTTTCTTTCTCTTTTGTAGATTTTATAACACTGTTTAACTCAACTGCTGTAATTCTAAATATTCCTGAAATAGATTGCATATACAATATTAAATCTTTTAAAGCTTTCTCTATTTCCCAAGGTTCTCCTAATTTCTCTCTTACTGCAAGCATTGCTGCTTCTCTACAAATAGCCTCTATATCAGCTCCTGTATACCCATCTGTTTTTTTGGCCAATTCTTCTAAATCTACATCTTCAGCTAAATTCAAGTTCTTAGTGTGTATTTTAAATATCTCAAATCTTGCTTTTTCATCTGGAGGTGGAACAAGAATCACTCTATCCAATCTTCCAGGTCTTAATAATGCAGGATCAATAATATCTGGCCTATTTGTTGCTGCTATGACTACAACATCCTTAGGCTCTTCCATTCCATCTAACTCTGTTAATAATTGATTAACTACTTTATCAGTAACCCCAGTACTTATATCTCTACCTCTTTTTGGAGCAATAGCATCTATCTCATCAAAGAATATGATACATGGAGCATTTTGTCTTGCTTTTTTGAATATCTCTCTTATAGCCTTTTCACTTTCTCCTACCCATTTACTGAAGATCTCTGGACCTTTAACAGATATAAAGTTAGCTCCAGCTTCATTAGCTACTGCTTTAGCTAATAATGTCTTCCCTGTCCCTGGTGGACCAAATAGTAAAACACCTTTTGGAGGCCTTACTCCAATTTTATCAAATACTTCTTTAGCTTTAATTGGCCACTCTACAGCTTCTCTTAATTCCTGTTTAACTTCTTCAAGTCCTCCAATGTCTTCCCACTTAACATTTGGAATATCAACTAAAACTTCTCTCATTGCTGATGGTTCTATATCTTTTAGAGCCTCTTTGAAATCATCCATTGTAACTTTTAAATTATCCAATATTTCTTTTGGAATTTCTTCAGCCTCTAAATCTATATCTGGTAGAACTCTTCTTAAAGCCCTCATTGCAGCTTCTTTACATAGTGCAGCAAGGTCAGCTCCAACAAATCCATGTGTAACATCAGCTAAATAATCAAGATCTACATCTTCAGCTAATGGCATGTTTCTAGTGTGTATTTGTAATATCTCTTTTCTACCTTCCCTATCAGGGACTCCTATATATATCTCTCTATCAAACCTTCCAGGTCTTCTTAAAGCTGGATCTATAGCATCTGGTCTATTTGTAGCCCCAATAACAATAACTTGTCCTCTTCCTTTTAATCCATCCATTAAGGTTAATAACTGAGCAACCAACCTTCTCTCAACTTCTCCAGTAACTTCATCTCTTTTTGGAGCAATAGCATCTATCTCATCAATGAATATTATAGATGGTGCATTTTCTTCAGCTTCTTCAAATATCTTTCTTAAATTCTCTTCAGTCTCTCCAACATATTTACTCATAATTTCTGGTCCATTGATAACATAGAAGTTAGCTCCAGCTTCATTAGCTACTGCTTTAGCTAATAATGTCTTCCCTGTCCCTGGTGGACCAATAAGGAGTACTCCTTTTGGAGGCTCTATACCCAATTTTTCAAATAACTCTGGATGTCTCATTGGTAGTTCTATCATTTCTCTAACTTTTCTGATCTCTTCTTTCAACCCTCCAATATCTTCATATGTAACATCAGGTATTTTTGATTCAGCTATTTCTTTAACTGGCTCTTCTTTTAGCTCAACATCTGTAAATTCTGTTATTCTAACAGGCCCTTTAGGGATGGTGCTTACAACAACAAATGATAAAGCTGTTCCTAATACCCCAATAGTTACTTTAGAACCTTTGTTTAATACTTGACCCAATATTTTTCTTTTGATAAAATCCTCAAATCCAGGACCAAATCTAATTGGTTGTGTCGGAGCTAAAACAATTTTCTTAGCTTCTTTTATTTCAACTTTCTTAACCTTAACCTTATCTCCAATAGCTACTCCAGCATTCTGTCTTAAGTAACCATCAATTCTAATTACTTTTTTTCCAGCATCTTCTAAAAATCCTCTATATACAATAGCATAAGCTTTTCCTTTTGGACCTTCTATTTCTATAACATCTCCTGGTTTTAATCCAAGCTCTTCCATTGTGTATGGATCAATTCTAGCAATTCCTCTTCCGACATCTCCTTGATAAGCTTCAGCAACCTTTAACTCCATGTAATTCACCATATATTTATTTTTTGTAAAATTTATGTCTTTGAAGTTCTATATATAATTTATGGTTTTGTGATAATTATATTCACAATTCTAATATGTGGAAGAGATAAACTCTTGTAAATCCACAATGTCTACATCTAACTATTAGTTTACTTTCTGTAACCACTATATCTTGTATAGCTTCATTTTTACAGTTGAAACATACAGCCTTTTTTTCTAAGAACCAAGGTTCATATTTATGCTCTTTTTCTCTTTCTTCATTAATTATTTTTTCATCTTCTATTCCAACTCTCCTTATAATGTAATATCTTTTAGCTCCACAATTTGAACAAGTTATAAATGCTTGGTTAGGGAATATTTCAATAATCTGATCTACCTCTTTACCACAATTAAAACACTTGACCTTATATGTTAATTTCCAGTTCTCCATAAATCCACCTAATAATTATTATTAATTTTAAGATATATAAATTTTAATAAAAAAGAGGGGAGAGTTTGAGAGTAGAAATTATTTTCCTATCTTCTGGAGGAGGTAGATGGGCAACAATAACTCAGAAAAAAGCCACGGGTGGTTTTAGAATACACACTGAAAAATTAAAAATGCACATAGATCCTGGGCCTGGAGCAGTGGTTAGGATGAGTCAAATAAAAATAAATCCTTGGAATACAAATACCCTATTTATTTCTCACTGTCATCCTGATCATTATACAGATGGGGAAATAATTGTTGAAGCTATAACATATGGGATGACAAAGAAGAGGGGTGTATTTATTGGAAGTCTAACAGCTGTTGAAGGTTTTGGAGAGTATGAGAGAGTAATTTCTAACTATCATAAATCAAAGTTAGAGCTTGCTAAACCACTATATCCTGGAGAAGAGATAAAAATTTATGATTGTAAAATAAAAGCTACACACACTAAACATGGAGATCCTTTTGGTATAGGATTTAGATTAGAAACTGTATTTGGAGAGATTGGATATACATCAGATACTGAATTTTTTCCTAAGTTAATAGAGGATTTTGATGGGGTTAGAATATTAATAGCAAATATAGTTAGAGAAAAAAATAAAAAAGTAAGAGGACATTTAAATTCCAATAATGCAATAGATTTAATAAACTCTATGAGCAAAAAACCTGAATTATTAATAATGAACCATATGGGTTTGAATATGAAAAATCCAAAAAAAGAAGCTGAATATATATCTGAAAATACTGGAATAGATGTTATACCTGCTGAATTAGGGTTAAAGATAGAGCTATTGAATGGAAAATATATTTATAAACTTAAAAAGGTGAAAATTTGAAGGAAGAACTTATTAGATTATTAAAAAGTGAAGGATGTATTAAATTTGGTGATTTTATTTTATCCTCTGGTAAGAGAAGTAATTATTATGTTGACATAAAAAAAGCAATCTCTAATCCAAAAATATTAAAGATTATAGGGAAAATGATTGCTGAAAAAATAGAGGATGAAAAAGTTGCTGGTATTGAGCTTGGTTCTGTACCAATAGCTACAGCAGTTTCATTGTATGCAGAAAAACCCCTTATTATCATTAGAAAAAAACCTAAAGATTATGGAACTAAGAGTAAGATAGAGGGTCATGTAGAGAAGGGAGATAAGGTTGTTATTGTTGAAGATGTAACAACAACAGGAAATAGTGTTTTAAAAGCTGTTAAGGAGTTAAGAAATGCAGGAGCTATTGTTGAGAAAGTTTTTGTTGTTGTTGATAGAAATGAGGGAGCAAAAGAAAATTTGAAAAAAGAGGGGGTTGAGCTCATACCATTAATAACTGTAGAGGAGCTCTATGATAAGCAGAAGAATAATATTTAAAGAAACAAATATGTTAATAAAAACAGAGAACTATTTAAATATTAAGTTAGCTGAATTTATTATAAGAAAGTGTAGATTTGAGTTAGAAAATTATATTAAAACTCATCCAGAATTTCTTTATTCATTAGAACCTATAGATGTTGAGGGAAAAGGGATTATAAAATTAATGAGCATAGCTGGAAAAATAGCTAATGTTGGGCCTATGGCAAGTGTTGCGGGGGCTATAGCTGAGATGGTAGTTAAAAATACATTTGGAGACATTATAGCTGATAATGGAGGAGATATTTGTTTAAGGGCAAGGAGAGATATTAATGTTGGTTTATATTCTGGTCTCTCAAAGTTATCTGGTGAAATAGGATTTAAATTAAAAAAAGAAATGATAAAAAATATTTATGGGATAGCCACATCTTCAGCTACTGTTGGACATTCAATTAGCTTTGGTAATGCTGATTCTGTAACTGTTTTTGCTAAAAGTTCAGCAATTGCCGATGCAGCAGCTACAGCTAT from Methanocaldococcus villosus KIN24-T80 includes these protein-coding regions:
- a CDS encoding CDC48 family AAA ATPase, coding for MELKVAEAYQGDVGRGIARIDPYTMEELGLKPGDVIEIEGPKGKAYAIVYRGFLEDAGKKVIRIDGYLRQNAGVAIGDKVKVKKVEIKEAKKIVLAPTQPIRFGPGFEDFIKRKILGQVLNKGSKVTIGVLGTALSFVVVSTIPKGPVRITEFTDVELKEEPVKEIAESKIPDVTYEDIGGLKEEIRKVREMIELPMRHPELFEKLGIEPPKGVLLIGPPGTGKTLLAKAVANEAGANFYVINGPEIMSKYVGETEENLRKIFEEAEENAPSIIFIDEIDAIAPKRDEVTGEVERRLVAQLLTLMDGLKGRGQVIVIGATNRPDAIDPALRRPGRFDREIYIGVPDREGRKEILQIHTRNMPLAEDVDLDYLADVTHGFVGADLAALCKEAAMRALRRVLPDIDLEAEEIPKEILDNLKVTMDDFKEALKDIEPSAMREVLVDIPNVKWEDIGGLEEVKQELREAVEWPIKAKEVFDKIGVRPPKGVLLFGPPGTGKTLLAKAVANEAGANFISVKGPEIFSKWVGESEKAIREIFKKARQNAPCIIFFDEIDAIAPKRGRDISTGVTDKVVNQLLTELDGMEEPKDVVVIAATNRPDIIDPALLRPGRLDRVILVPPPDEKARFEIFKIHTKNLNLAEDVDLEELAKKTDGYTGADIEAICREAAMLAVREKLGEPWEIEKALKDLILYMQSISGIFRITAVELNSVIKSTKEKEKVDKEEFRELKASVTKIVSVLKPLKEKLDKVENEIEGFIKIIENSELKPSEKDEAKKLSNYLRDMINKLKETIDNIYKLENTLLELNKEVSSEKVDEIIKETQNILQRFSTTLEEFKNILKDIESIRLRLTSKDVKVRKEHFLKAIEKIKPSVSKEDMKLYERLAEEYGRSTTNKKEKKEESREVV
- a CDS encoding PUA domain-containing protein; this encodes MIYRNLKKKELELIKEELERYCSKEFVEKFNFNNLIALEGKWVTVCYTNTDVLKNLKLFNEVFFIGNNFGEIKRKFRLSLEGFTLIADNIINNYCIVNEKGETLFLYGRDIFKSSILKIKGYGRIAVFNKNREFLGIGYYSGEIVKNIKDKGWYLREGG
- the pyrE gene encoding orotate phosphoribosyltransferase, with the translated sequence MKEELIRLLKSEGCIKFGDFILSSGKRSNYYVDIKKAISNPKILKIIGKMIAEKIEDEKVAGIELGSVPIATAVSLYAEKPLIIIRKKPKDYGTKSKIEGHVEKGDKVVIVEDVTTTGNSVLKAVKELRNAGAIVEKVFVVVDRNEGAKENLKKEGVELIPLITVEELYDKQKNNI
- a CDS encoding UPF0280 family protein translates to MISRRIIFKETNMLIKTENYLNIKLAEFIIRKCRFELENYIKTHPEFLYSLEPIDVEGKGIIKLMSIAGKIANVGPMASVAGAIAEMVVKNTFGDIIADNGGDICLRARRDINVGLYSGLSKLSGEIGFKLKKEMIKNIYGIATSSATVGHSISFGNADSVTVFAKSSAIADAAATAICNATVGKDKEEQINNALERADDIERIDGVFIVIKDLVGVKGKIPELIKTNKKVTLGELFEIY
- a CDS encoding MBL fold metallo-hydrolase codes for the protein MRVEIIFLSSGGGRWATITQKKATGGFRIHTEKLKMHIDPGPGAVVRMSQIKINPWNTNTLFISHCHPDHYTDGEIIVEAITYGMTKKRGVFIGSLTAVEGFGEYERVISNYHKSKLELAKPLYPGEEIKIYDCKIKATHTKHGDPFGIGFRLETVFGEIGYTSDTEFFPKLIEDFDGVRILIANIVREKNKKVRGHLNSNNAIDLINSMSKKPELLIMNHMGLNMKNPKKEAEYISENTGIDVIPAELGLKIELLNGKYIYKLKKVKI